A window of Phragmites australis chromosome 2, lpPhrAust1.1, whole genome shotgun sequence genomic DNA:
cgcgcgcgggtcTCTCCCCGACCCCTCGATCTATTTATACCACGACCATCCCCTGACCACACTTACGTGAGCGTCACCACCGCGCAAACACGCAACCCCACCAGAGACCGGCGAGCCTCGATCGTCCCTTTGGTTCGCGGCGAGCCGAGGCCCGGGCGCGAAGATGTCGTGGCAGACGTACGTGGACGACCACCTGATGTGCGAGATCGAGGGCCACCACCTCACCTCTGCCGCCATCATCGGGCACGACGGCACCGTCTGGGCTCAGAGCGCCGCCTTCCCGTCGGTAAGTGGTTTCGTACGTTCCTTCGTTCTTGCTTCGCGTCGACGACCGATCGATCACGGCTGACGCGCTGTTTTCTGCGTGCGTGATCTGGCCGATCCAGTTCAAGCCCGAGGAAATGGCCAACATCATGAAGGACTTCGACGAGCCCGGGTTCCTCGCCCCGACCGGCCTCTTCCTCGGCCCCACCAAGTATATGGTCATCCAAGGCGAGCCCGGCGCCGTCATCCGCGGAAAGAAGGTACGTGCCGACCCATCGCCGGATATGCCGCCCTCTCGATCGATCTCTCCGCCTGATCGATCCTGCCGCTGTGCAAGGCGAACTGAAGTGTAACCTGCGCTGTGCTCTGCCTTTGCAGGGATCGGGAGGCGTCACCGTGAAGAAGACCGGACAGGCGCTGGTGATCGGCATCTACGACGAGCCGATGACCCCCGGGCAGTGCAACATGGTGGTCGAGAGGCTCGGCGACTACCTCGTAGAGCAAGGCCTGTAAAACCGATCCATCTCCCGTACGTCCACGGTTCAAGCAGCCAACCGCGACACAACCACCAGCACGTAGTAGTCTCTATGCCTTAATTTTTAGTCGCCGTCACGCATGGGATTGCGGTTTCCCGCACTTCTTTCCTCCCTGGCCCCGCCCGTCGCCGATCACCCAGAGATTTTCTTCTtcccttcccccccccccccctgtttgTTGGTGTCGTTTTGGCaaataattttgtgaatttGTTTTCCATTTGGGTTGTCGTCTGAGTTGTGAACCCGGAACAATATATATGTGTTTGGCATGCTTTACTTGTAATACGAGAATACATATGTATTTCCTACAGTCTCATCCAATTTTCCAAAGCGCAGCGCGAAA
This region includes:
- the LOC133908693 gene encoding profilin, which produces MSWQTYVDDHLMCEIEGHHLTSAAIIGHDGTVWAQSAAFPSFKPEEMANIMKDFDEPGFLAPTGLFLGPTKYMVIQGEPGAVIRGKKGSGGVTVKKTGQALVIGIYDEPMTPGQCNMVVERLGDYLVEQGL